From a single Vitis vinifera cultivar Pinot Noir 40024 chromosome 18, ASM3070453v1 genomic region:
- the LOC100255735 gene encoding protein TIC 22, chloroplastic isoform X2 yields MEPPKPSNPLLSFSTFIHQHCLRLGAELASRLDDTRRLAGNWPPPALRRSLPLSSLPFASMSQEARGAKRDLGVALSSDHVAKSLAGTAVYTVSNSNNEFVLISDPNGIKSIGLLCFRQEDAEAFLAQVQSRTRELRSQARVVPISLDQVYMLKVEGIAFRFLPDPVQIKNALESDLLVVKKKNRRYCPIYFQKEDIVKELSKVSRSSRGPGVTQHIMVGSLEDVLRKMETSEKNSGWEDLIFIPPGKSHSQHIQEVTKR; encoded by the exons ATGGAGCCTCCAAAACCCTCAAATCCTCTGCTATCATTCTCCACCTTCATCCACCAACACTGCCTTCGACTTGGCGCCGAACTCGCCAGTCGACTCGATGATACCAGGCGACTCGCGGGCAACTGGCCGCCTCCGGCGCTGAGGCGTTCGCTTCCGCTCAGTTCTTTGCCGTTTGCGTCGATGTCGCAAGAGGCTCGTGGGGCTAAACGAGACTTGGGCGTCGCCCTGAGCTCCGACCACGTGGCCAAGAGCCTCGCTGGAACCGCGGTGTACACAGTTAGCAACTCTAACAACGAGTTCGTGCTGATTTCCGATCCCAACGGGATCAAGTCCATTGGCTTGCTCTGCTTTCGCCAGGAAGACGCGGAAGCGTTTCTCGCTCaa GTTCAGTCGCGGACAAGGGAACTACGAAGTCAGGCTAGGGTTGTTCCCATTAGTCTTGATCAG GTTTATATGTTGAAGGTTGAAGGAATTGCATTCCGATTTTTACCTGATCCTGTTCAAATAAAGAATGCCTTGGAG TCAGACCTGctggttgtgaagaagaaaaacagacGGTACTGCCCAATATACTTCCAAAAG GAAGACATAGTAAAGGAACTCTCAAAGGTCTCAAGATCATCGAGAGGACCTGGTGTCACCCAACATATCATG GTAGGAAGTTTGGAAGATGTCCTAAGAAAAATGGAG ACTAGTGAGAAGAACTCGGGCTGGGAAGACCTGATTTTCATTCCACCTGGTAAAAGCCACTCTCAACATATTCAAGAAGTGACAAAAAGATGA
- the LOC100266116 gene encoding UDP-glucuronate:xylan alpha-glucuronosyltransferase 2 isoform X1 encodes MVLEGVSVPKMLIKVTPSKALVLKINLVFLAFFVVVYAALLLRPSLSVYHENAAALVRCTLRECNHKAEKGVKMKAALEENQADQAMAAKRKMVKSEKPSFLNEMRKGMRIGMVNMDDEDVGEWKVHGEIVHVHFQQVSELFNWTDLFPEWIDEEEEKEGTMCPEIPMPDFRRYWDMDLIVAKLPCKYPEEGWRRDVFRLQVHLIAANLAVKKGRRDWNWRTKLVFLSRCRPMMELFRCDDLVRQEGDWWFYQPSVARLEQKVSLPVGSCKLALPLWAKGVDKVFDLSKIKADTRSVKREAYATVLHSSDTYVCGAITLAQSLLRTGTKRDLLLLLDSSIPVSKRDALAAAGWQIRLIKRIRNPKAEKDSYNEYNYSKFRLWQLTEYDKIIFIDADIIVLRNLDLLFHFPQMSATGNDGSIFNSGIMTIEPSNCTFRILMNHIKDIVSYNGGDQGFLNEVFVWWHRFPKRVNFLKNFWSNSTVEAGVKNQLFGSDPPKLYSIHYLGLKPWLCYRDYDCNWDIENQLVYASDVAHHRWWKLHDAMDESLQTFCGLSERRKIELAWDRKVAGERGLRNQHWSINVTDPRRFL; translated from the exons ATGGTGTTAGAAGGAGTGAGTGTTCCGAAGATGTTGATCAAGGTCACTCCTTCAAAAGCTTTGGTTCTTAAAATCAACCTGGTCTTCCTCGCTTTCTTCGTAGTTGTCTATGCTGCTCTTCTTCTCCGGCCATCTTTGTCTGTGTATCATGAAAATGCTGCAGCACTTGTCCGGTGCACTTTGCGGGAGTGCAATCACAAG GCGGAAAAGGGGGTTAAGATGAAGGCAGCTTTGGAAGAGAATCAAGCAGATCAAGCCATGGCTGCCAAAAGGAAAATGGTCAAGAGCGAGAAACCAAGCTTCTTGAATGAAATGAGGAAAGGGATGAGGATAGGAATGGTGAACATGGATGACGAGGATGTGGGTGAGTGGAAAGTTCATGGAGAAATTGTCCATGTCCATTTCCAACAGGTATCGGAGTTGTTCAACTGGACAGATTTGTTCCCGGAGTGGAttgatgaagaggaagagaaggaGGGTACAATGTGTCCGGAGATACCAATGCCCGATTTCAGGCGTTATTGGGATATGGACTTGATAGTGGCCAAATTGCCATGCAAGTACCCAGAAGAAGGGTGGCGCAGGGACGTGTTCAGGCTGCAAGTTCACCTAATAGCGGCCAATTTGGCGGTGAAGAAAGGGAGGAGAGACTGGAATTGGAGGACCAAGTTGGTGTTTCTGAGCAGGTGCAGGCCAATGATGGAGCTTTTTAGGTGTGATGATTTGGTGAGACAAGAAGGGGATTGGTGGTTCTACCAACCGTCAGTGGCAAGGTTAGAGCAGAAGGTTTCATTGCCTGTTGGCTCCTGCAAATTGGCTTTGCCTCTCTGGGCAAAAG GGGTGGACAAGGTGTTTGATCTGTCCAAGATCAAAGCAGACACGAGGAGTGTTAAACGAGAAGCATATGCCACAGTTCTACATTCCTCCGATACCTACGTTTGTGGAGCCATTACTCTCGCCCAGAGTCTCCTTCGAACAGGCACCAAACGCgacctcctcctcctcctcgaCAGCTCCATCCCTGTCTCCAAACGCGACGCCCTCGCTGCTGCTGGCTGGCAGATCCGACTCATCAAGCGAATCCGAAACCCTAAAGCCGAGAAAGACTCCTACAATGAGTACAACTACAGTAAGTTCAGGTTATGGCAGCTCACCGAATACGACAAGATCATCTTCATTGACGCCGACATCATCGTTCTCCGCAATCTCGATCTCCTCTTCCACTTCCCTCAAATGTCCGCCACCGGCAACGACGGCTCCATCTTCAACTCCGGCATCATGACAATCGAACCTTCCAACTGCACCTTTCGGATCCTCATGAATCATATCAAAGACATAGTTTCCTACAACGGCGGTGACCAAGGTTTTCTTAACGAAGTCTTCGTCTGGTGGCATCGCTTCCCCAAGAGAGTCAATTTCCTCAAGAACTTTTGGTCCAACAGTACAGTTGAAGCTGGCGTGAAGAACCAGCTCTTTGGTTCAGACCCGCCCAAACTTTATTCCATACATTATCTAGGGTTAAAGCCCTGGCTTTGCTACAGGGACTATGATTGTAATTGGGACATAGAAAACCAGCTTGTGTATGCAAGTGATGTCGCCCACCACAGATGGTGGAAGCTTCACGATGCCATGGATGAGAGCTTGCAGACATTTTGCGGGTTATCGGAGCGGAGAAAAATTGAGTTGGCATGGGATAGAAAGGTGGCTGGAGAAAGGGGACTACGTAACCAGCATTGGAGTATCAACGTTACGGATCCCAGACGGTTTCTTTGA
- the LOC100266116 gene encoding UDP-glucuronate:xylan alpha-glucuronosyltransferase 2 isoform X2: MKAALEENQADQAMAAKRKMVKSEKPSFLNEMRKGMRIGMVNMDDEDVGEWKVHGEIVHVHFQQVSELFNWTDLFPEWIDEEEEKEGTMCPEIPMPDFRRYWDMDLIVAKLPCKYPEEGWRRDVFRLQVHLIAANLAVKKGRRDWNWRTKLVFLSRCRPMMELFRCDDLVRQEGDWWFYQPSVARLEQKVSLPVGSCKLALPLWAKGVDKVFDLSKIKADTRSVKREAYATVLHSSDTYVCGAITLAQSLLRTGTKRDLLLLLDSSIPVSKRDALAAAGWQIRLIKRIRNPKAEKDSYNEYNYSKFRLWQLTEYDKIIFIDADIIVLRNLDLLFHFPQMSATGNDGSIFNSGIMTIEPSNCTFRILMNHIKDIVSYNGGDQGFLNEVFVWWHRFPKRVNFLKNFWSNSTVEAGVKNQLFGSDPPKLYSIHYLGLKPWLCYRDYDCNWDIENQLVYASDVAHHRWWKLHDAMDESLQTFCGLSERRKIELAWDRKVAGERGLRNQHWSINVTDPRRFL; encoded by the exons ATGAAGGCAGCTTTGGAAGAGAATCAAGCAGATCAAGCCATGGCTGCCAAAAGGAAAATGGTCAAGAGCGAGAAACCAAGCTTCTTGAATGAAATGAGGAAAGGGATGAGGATAGGAATGGTGAACATGGATGACGAGGATGTGGGTGAGTGGAAAGTTCATGGAGAAATTGTCCATGTCCATTTCCAACAGGTATCGGAGTTGTTCAACTGGACAGATTTGTTCCCGGAGTGGAttgatgaagaggaagagaaggaGGGTACAATGTGTCCGGAGATACCAATGCCCGATTTCAGGCGTTATTGGGATATGGACTTGATAGTGGCCAAATTGCCATGCAAGTACCCAGAAGAAGGGTGGCGCAGGGACGTGTTCAGGCTGCAAGTTCACCTAATAGCGGCCAATTTGGCGGTGAAGAAAGGGAGGAGAGACTGGAATTGGAGGACCAAGTTGGTGTTTCTGAGCAGGTGCAGGCCAATGATGGAGCTTTTTAGGTGTGATGATTTGGTGAGACAAGAAGGGGATTGGTGGTTCTACCAACCGTCAGTGGCAAGGTTAGAGCAGAAGGTTTCATTGCCTGTTGGCTCCTGCAAATTGGCTTTGCCTCTCTGGGCAAAAG GGGTGGACAAGGTGTTTGATCTGTCCAAGATCAAAGCAGACACGAGGAGTGTTAAACGAGAAGCATATGCCACAGTTCTACATTCCTCCGATACCTACGTTTGTGGAGCCATTACTCTCGCCCAGAGTCTCCTTCGAACAGGCACCAAACGCgacctcctcctcctcctcgaCAGCTCCATCCCTGTCTCCAAACGCGACGCCCTCGCTGCTGCTGGCTGGCAGATCCGACTCATCAAGCGAATCCGAAACCCTAAAGCCGAGAAAGACTCCTACAATGAGTACAACTACAGTAAGTTCAGGTTATGGCAGCTCACCGAATACGACAAGATCATCTTCATTGACGCCGACATCATCGTTCTCCGCAATCTCGATCTCCTCTTCCACTTCCCTCAAATGTCCGCCACCGGCAACGACGGCTCCATCTTCAACTCCGGCATCATGACAATCGAACCTTCCAACTGCACCTTTCGGATCCTCATGAATCATATCAAAGACATAGTTTCCTACAACGGCGGTGACCAAGGTTTTCTTAACGAAGTCTTCGTCTGGTGGCATCGCTTCCCCAAGAGAGTCAATTTCCTCAAGAACTTTTGGTCCAACAGTACAGTTGAAGCTGGCGTGAAGAACCAGCTCTTTGGTTCAGACCCGCCCAAACTTTATTCCATACATTATCTAGGGTTAAAGCCCTGGCTTTGCTACAGGGACTATGATTGTAATTGGGACATAGAAAACCAGCTTGTGTATGCAAGTGATGTCGCCCACCACAGATGGTGGAAGCTTCACGATGCCATGGATGAGAGCTTGCAGACATTTTGCGGGTTATCGGAGCGGAGAAAAATTGAGTTGGCATGGGATAGAAAGGTGGCTGGAGAAAGGGGACTACGTAACCAGCATTGGAGTATCAACGTTACGGATCCCAGACGGTTTCTTTGA
- the LOC100255735 gene encoding protein TIC 22, chloroplastic isoform X1, with product MEPPKPSNPLLSFSTFIHQHCLRLGAELASRLDDTRRLAGNWPPPALRRSLPLSSLPFASMSQEARGAKRDLGVALSSDHVAKSLAGTAVYTVSNSNNEFVLISDPNGIKSIGLLCFRQEDAEAFLAQVQSRTRELRSQARVVPISLDQVYMLKVEGIAFRFLPDPVQIKNALELKAADIKSGFDGVPVFQSDLLVVKKKNRRYCPIYFQKEDIVKELSKVSRSSRGPGVTQHIMVGSLEDVLRKMETSEKNSGWEDLIFIPPGKSHSQHIQEVTKR from the exons ATGGAGCCTCCAAAACCCTCAAATCCTCTGCTATCATTCTCCACCTTCATCCACCAACACTGCCTTCGACTTGGCGCCGAACTCGCCAGTCGACTCGATGATACCAGGCGACTCGCGGGCAACTGGCCGCCTCCGGCGCTGAGGCGTTCGCTTCCGCTCAGTTCTTTGCCGTTTGCGTCGATGTCGCAAGAGGCTCGTGGGGCTAAACGAGACTTGGGCGTCGCCCTGAGCTCCGACCACGTGGCCAAGAGCCTCGCTGGAACCGCGGTGTACACAGTTAGCAACTCTAACAACGAGTTCGTGCTGATTTCCGATCCCAACGGGATCAAGTCCATTGGCTTGCTCTGCTTTCGCCAGGAAGACGCGGAAGCGTTTCTCGCTCaa GTTCAGTCGCGGACAAGGGAACTACGAAGTCAGGCTAGGGTTGTTCCCATTAGTCTTGATCAG GTTTATATGTTGAAGGTTGAAGGAATTGCATTCCGATTTTTACCTGATCCTGTTCAAATAAAGAATGCCTTGGAG CTGAAAGCTGCAGATATCAAGAGTGGGTTTGATGGGGTTCCTGTTTTTCAG TCAGACCTGctggttgtgaagaagaaaaacagacGGTACTGCCCAATATACTTCCAAAAG GAAGACATAGTAAAGGAACTCTCAAAGGTCTCAAGATCATCGAGAGGACCTGGTGTCACCCAACATATCATG GTAGGAAGTTTGGAAGATGTCCTAAGAAAAATGGAG ACTAGTGAGAAGAACTCGGGCTGGGAAGACCTGATTTTCATTCCACCTGGTAAAAGCCACTCTCAACATATTCAAGAAGTGACAAAAAGATGA